One genomic segment of Zingiber officinale cultivar Zhangliang unplaced genomic scaffold, Zo_v1.1 ctg224, whole genome shotgun sequence includes these proteins:
- the LOC122036920 gene encoding DNA polymerase I A, chloroplastic-like isoform X4 — protein sequence MVIMVSTHVGVRGRFSCSPSYLWLSSCLQRAAYGLGPFSPIRPFACCAGTMQEIKERISKDWWLSETDKLRLKKKHNKLLTNIRGGGCTDLLPQYVESKIGKEAVELGNVENGRVHILTNHLQDIIHQVPTHTVRHNSASMNESAVDNKHQQSLIPKSRFTFQNPQLERLILNLQLPHYDRVAEVVNDVSGGTVHSEKCFINGQHIKTSSTGPPAKDLQKVLHQEKTTDVYDKVIIVDNVSTAKEVAGRHNSPSMNESAVDNRQSLILEIRLTSQNLQLERAILNLQPPQYDHVAKVVNDVSGGTVHSEKCFINGQHIKTSTTGPPAKDVQKVVHQEKTTDVYDKVIIVDNVSTAKEVVVRHNSTSMNESAVDNKHRQSLIPESRSTFQNPQLEKPILNLQLPQYDRVAEVVNDVSCGKVHSENCFINGQHITTSTTGPPAKDLQKAVHQEKTTDAYDKVIIVDNVSTAKEVARLLITDYKNFIHACDTEVANIDVKSDTPVGHGEVICFNIYSGPLADFGNGKSCVWVDVLDGGVEVLMEFAPFFQDPSIKKVWHNYSFDSHIIGNNGIKLAGFHADTMHLARLFDSSRTTDGGYSLEALTSDPKIMSQGNSDDDVELISGKMSMKSIFGKKKLKKDGFEGKIITLPPVDVLQREERRSWIRYSALDAMNTLKLFNRLKEKLMHVPWFLKDSIQGTMYDFYEKCWRPFGVLLVKMESEGILVDKVHLSKIEKLAVGDKQIVADKFRRWASKYCEDAKYMNVGSDTQIRQLLFDDTSRRGRNDMNFESKPESKSFKVPNTEKIVEEGKKTPLKYRTIHLHKICEGLQTDMYTASGLPSVSADALKVFAGNIPRNQICRIDNACSDEYATEEGIMDDHNLTDTGTDYEDCSYGTAFEAFGGGNKGREACEAIAALCETSAIDSLITNFIIPLQDNHFSCSHGRIHCSLNINTETGRLSARRPNLQYPVCEQGPYSKNLC from the exons ATGGTGATAATGGTTTCCACCCACGTAGGTGTTCGAGGGCGCTTCTCTTGCTCCCCCTCCTATCTCTGGTTATCCTCTTGCCTCCAGCGCGCCGCCTATGGCTTGGGGCCGTTCTCGCCCATCCGTCCCTTCGCGTGCTGCGCtgg AACTATGCAAGAAATTAAAGAAAGAATTTCCAAGGACTGGTGGCTTTCAGAAACGGACAAACTAAGGTTGAAGAAAAAACATAACAAATTGTTGACAAATATTAGAGGAGGGGGTTGCACTGATTTATTACCCCAATATGTTGAATCTAAAATTGGAAAGGAAGCTGTTGAATTAGGAAATGTTGAAAATGGAAGAGTTCACATTCTTACTAATCATCTTCAAGACATAATTCACCAAGTTCCTACTCATACTGTAAGACATAATTCAGCAAGTATGAATGAGAGTGCCGTTGATAATAAACACCAACAATCATTGATACCAAAAAGCAGGTTCACATTTCAAAACCCTCAGCTGGAGAGACTCATATTGAATCTCCAACTGCCTCACTATGATCGTGTTGCAGAAGTTGTTAATGATGTTTCTGGTGGAACCGTGCACTCTGAAAAATGTTTTATAAATGGCCAACATATCAAGACATCTTCAACAGGACCACCTGCCAAGGATTTGCAAAAGGTGTTACACCAGGAAAAAACTACTGATGTCTATGACAAAGTAATTATTGTTGATAATGTCTCGACAGCTAAAGAAGTAGCTGGAAGACATAATTCACCAAGTATGAATGAGAGTGCCGTTGATAATCGACAATCATTGATACTAGAAATCAGGCTCACTTCCCAGAACCTTCAGTTGGAGAGGGCCATATTGAATCTCCAACCGCCTCAGTATGATCATGTTGCCAAAGTTGTTAATGATGTCTCTGGTGGAACTGTCCACTCTGAAAAATGTTTTATCAATGGCCAACATATCAAGACATCTACAACAGGACCACCTGCCAAGGATGTGCAAAAGGTGGTACACCAGGAAAAAACTACTGATGTGTATGACAAAGTAATTATTGTTGATAATGTCTCAACAGCTAAAGAAGTAGTTGTAAGACATAATTCAACCAGTATGAATGAGAGTGCCGTTGATAATAAACACCGACAATCATTGATACCAGAAAGCAGGTCTACATTCCAGAACCCTCAGCTGGAGAAACCCATATTGAATCTCCAACTGCCTCAGTATGATCGTGTTGCAGAAGTTGTTAATGATGTTTCTTGTGGAAAAGTGCACTCTGAAAATTGTTTTATCAATGGCCAACATATCACGACATCTACAACAGGACCACCTGCCAAGGATTTGCAAAAGGCGGTACACCAGGAAAAAACTACTGATGCATATGACAAAGTAATTATTGTTGATAATGTCTCAACAGCTAAAGAAGTAGCTCGGCTACTTATTACAGATTACAAAAATTTCATTCATGCATGTGATACTGAG GTAGCCAATATTGATGTGAAGTCTGACACACCAGTTGGACATGGGGAGGTTATATGTTTCAATATCTACTCTGGTCCACTGGCAGACTTTGGAAATGGAAAGTCTTGTGTCTGGGTTGATGTTCTTGATGGTGGAGTGGAAGTGTTAATGGAGTTTGCTCCATTTTTTCAAGATCCTTCTATCAAGAAG GTTTGGCATAATTATAGCTTTGATAGTCATATAATAGGAAACAATGGGATCAAGCTTGCTGGGTTCCATGCGGATACCATGCATCTTGCACGACTTTTTGATTCTTCTAGGACAACCGATGGGGGTTATTCACTTGAAGCACTTACAAGTGACCCAAAGATCATGTCTCAAGGAAACTCAGATGATGATGTTGAATTAATCAGTGGAAAGATGTCAATGAAATCCATCTTTGGtaagaaaaaattaaagaaagatggatttgaaggaaaaattatcacacttcctcctgttgatgttctacaaagagaagaacgAAGATCGTGGATCAGATATTCTGCTTTAGATGCAATGAATACATTAAAACTTTTTAATCGCTTGAAAGAAAAACTTATGCATGTACCATGGTTTTTGAAAGACAGTATACAAGGAACAATGTATGACTTCTATGAAAAGTGCTGGCGCCCTTTTGGTGTTCTATTAGTAAAGATGGAATCTGAAGGAATTCTGGTCGATAAAGTCCATCTATCAAAGATTGAAAAGCTCGCTGTTGGTGATAAGCAAATAGTTGCAGATAAATTCAGACGGTGGGCATCCAAGTATTGTGAGGATGCCAAGTATATGAATGTGGGAAGTGATACTCAAATAAGGCAGCTGCTATTTGATGACACATCGAGGAg AGGTCGAAATGATATGAATTTTGAGTCAAAGCCAGAGTCAAAGTCATTTAAGGTCCCTAATACTGAGAAAATAGTTGAAGAAGGGAAGAAGACTCCTCTCAAGTATCGTACAATTCATCTACATAAGATTTGTGAAGGTTTGCAAACTGATATGTATACAGCCAGTGGGCTTCCGTCTGTAAGTGCTGATGCTCTAAAAGTATTTGCTGGAAACATCCCCAGAAATCAGATTTGTCGCATTGATAATGCATGTAGTGATGAGTATGCCACTGAAGAAGGGATAATGGACGACCACAATCTGACAGATACTGGGACAGATTATGAAGACTGTTCTTATGGTACTGCATTTGAGGCATTTGGAGGAGGCAATAAAGGAAGGGAGGCCTGTGAAGCTATTGCTGCTCTTTGTGAAACTTCTGCCATTGATTCACTGATAACAAACTTCATTATTCCCTTGCAG GATAATCATTTCTCATGTTCCCATGGGAGAATTCATTGTTCTCTGAACATCAACACCGAAACTGGGCGCTTATCAGCTAGGAGACCAAACCTGCAG
- the LOC122036920 gene encoding DNA polymerase I A, chloroplastic-like isoform X3 — translation MVIMVSTHVGVRGRFSCSPSYLWLSSCLQRAAYGLGPFSPIRPFACCAGTMQEIKERISKDWWLSETDKLRLKKKHNKLLTNIRGGGCTDLLPQYVESKIGKEAVELGNVENGRVHILTNHLQDIIHQVPTHTVRHNSASMNESAVDNKHQQSLIPKSRFTFQNPQLERLILNLQLPHYDRVAEVVNDVSGGTVHSEKCFINGQHIKTSSTGPPAKDLQKVLHQEKTTDVYDKVIIVDNVSTAKEVAGRHNSPSMNESAVDNRQSLILEIRLTSQNLQLERAILNLQPPQYDHVAKVVNDVSGGTVHSEKCFINGQHIKTSTTGPPAKDVQKVVHQEKTTDVYDKVIIVDNVSTAKEVVVRHNSTSMNESAVDNKHRQSLIPESRSTFQNPQLEKPILNLQLPQYDRVAEVVNDVSCGKVHSENCFINGQHITTSTTGPPAKDLQKAVHQEKTTDAYDKVIIVDNVSTAKEVARLLITDYKNFIHACDTEVANIDVKSDTPVGHGEVICFNIYSGPLADFGNGKSCVWVDVLDGGVEVLMEFAPFFQDPSIKKVWHNYSFDSHIIGNNGIKLAGFHADTMHLARLFDSSRTTDGGYSLEALTSDPKIMSQGNSDDDVELISGKMSMKSIFGKKKLKKDGFEGKIITLPPVDVLQREERRSWIRYSALDAMNTLKLFNRLKEKLMHVPWFLKDSIQGTMYDFYEKCWRPFGVLLVKMESEGILVDKVHLSKIEKLAVGDKQIVADKFRRWASKYCEDAKYMNVGSDTQIRQLLFDDTSRRGRNDMNFESKPESKSFKVPNTEKIVEEGKKTPLKYRTIHLHKICEGLQTDMYTASGLPSVSADALKVFAGNIPRNQICRIDNACSDEYATEEGIMDDHNLTDTGTDYEDCSYGTAFEAFGGGNKGREACEAIAALCETSAIDSLITNFIIPLQDNHFSCSHGRIHCSLNINTETGRLSARRPNLQVFVQYPVCEQGPYSKNLC, via the exons ATGGTGATAATGGTTTCCACCCACGTAGGTGTTCGAGGGCGCTTCTCTTGCTCCCCCTCCTATCTCTGGTTATCCTCTTGCCTCCAGCGCGCCGCCTATGGCTTGGGGCCGTTCTCGCCCATCCGTCCCTTCGCGTGCTGCGCtgg AACTATGCAAGAAATTAAAGAAAGAATTTCCAAGGACTGGTGGCTTTCAGAAACGGACAAACTAAGGTTGAAGAAAAAACATAACAAATTGTTGACAAATATTAGAGGAGGGGGTTGCACTGATTTATTACCCCAATATGTTGAATCTAAAATTGGAAAGGAAGCTGTTGAATTAGGAAATGTTGAAAATGGAAGAGTTCACATTCTTACTAATCATCTTCAAGACATAATTCACCAAGTTCCTACTCATACTGTAAGACATAATTCAGCAAGTATGAATGAGAGTGCCGTTGATAATAAACACCAACAATCATTGATACCAAAAAGCAGGTTCACATTTCAAAACCCTCAGCTGGAGAGACTCATATTGAATCTCCAACTGCCTCACTATGATCGTGTTGCAGAAGTTGTTAATGATGTTTCTGGTGGAACCGTGCACTCTGAAAAATGTTTTATAAATGGCCAACATATCAAGACATCTTCAACAGGACCACCTGCCAAGGATTTGCAAAAGGTGTTACACCAGGAAAAAACTACTGATGTCTATGACAAAGTAATTATTGTTGATAATGTCTCGACAGCTAAAGAAGTAGCTGGAAGACATAATTCACCAAGTATGAATGAGAGTGCCGTTGATAATCGACAATCATTGATACTAGAAATCAGGCTCACTTCCCAGAACCTTCAGTTGGAGAGGGCCATATTGAATCTCCAACCGCCTCAGTATGATCATGTTGCCAAAGTTGTTAATGATGTCTCTGGTGGAACTGTCCACTCTGAAAAATGTTTTATCAATGGCCAACATATCAAGACATCTACAACAGGACCACCTGCCAAGGATGTGCAAAAGGTGGTACACCAGGAAAAAACTACTGATGTGTATGACAAAGTAATTATTGTTGATAATGTCTCAACAGCTAAAGAAGTAGTTGTAAGACATAATTCAACCAGTATGAATGAGAGTGCCGTTGATAATAAACACCGACAATCATTGATACCAGAAAGCAGGTCTACATTCCAGAACCCTCAGCTGGAGAAACCCATATTGAATCTCCAACTGCCTCAGTATGATCGTGTTGCAGAAGTTGTTAATGATGTTTCTTGTGGAAAAGTGCACTCTGAAAATTGTTTTATCAATGGCCAACATATCACGACATCTACAACAGGACCACCTGCCAAGGATTTGCAAAAGGCGGTACACCAGGAAAAAACTACTGATGCATATGACAAAGTAATTATTGTTGATAATGTCTCAACAGCTAAAGAAGTAGCTCGGCTACTTATTACAGATTACAAAAATTTCATTCATGCATGTGATACTGAG GTAGCCAATATTGATGTGAAGTCTGACACACCAGTTGGACATGGGGAGGTTATATGTTTCAATATCTACTCTGGTCCACTGGCAGACTTTGGAAATGGAAAGTCTTGTGTCTGGGTTGATGTTCTTGATGGTGGAGTGGAAGTGTTAATGGAGTTTGCTCCATTTTTTCAAGATCCTTCTATCAAGAAG GTTTGGCATAATTATAGCTTTGATAGTCATATAATAGGAAACAATGGGATCAAGCTTGCTGGGTTCCATGCGGATACCATGCATCTTGCACGACTTTTTGATTCTTCTAGGACAACCGATGGGGGTTATTCACTTGAAGCACTTACAAGTGACCCAAAGATCATGTCTCAAGGAAACTCAGATGATGATGTTGAATTAATCAGTGGAAAGATGTCAATGAAATCCATCTTTGGtaagaaaaaattaaagaaagatggatttgaaggaaaaattatcacacttcctcctgttgatgttctacaaagagaagaacgAAGATCGTGGATCAGATATTCTGCTTTAGATGCAATGAATACATTAAAACTTTTTAATCGCTTGAAAGAAAAACTTATGCATGTACCATGGTTTTTGAAAGACAGTATACAAGGAACAATGTATGACTTCTATGAAAAGTGCTGGCGCCCTTTTGGTGTTCTATTAGTAAAGATGGAATCTGAAGGAATTCTGGTCGATAAAGTCCATCTATCAAAGATTGAAAAGCTCGCTGTTGGTGATAAGCAAATAGTTGCAGATAAATTCAGACGGTGGGCATCCAAGTATTGTGAGGATGCCAAGTATATGAATGTGGGAAGTGATACTCAAATAAGGCAGCTGCTATTTGATGACACATCGAGGAg AGGTCGAAATGATATGAATTTTGAGTCAAAGCCAGAGTCAAAGTCATTTAAGGTCCCTAATACTGAGAAAATAGTTGAAGAAGGGAAGAAGACTCCTCTCAAGTATCGTACAATTCATCTACATAAGATTTGTGAAGGTTTGCAAACTGATATGTATACAGCCAGTGGGCTTCCGTCTGTAAGTGCTGATGCTCTAAAAGTATTTGCTGGAAACATCCCCAGAAATCAGATTTGTCGCATTGATAATGCATGTAGTGATGAGTATGCCACTGAAGAAGGGATAATGGACGACCACAATCTGACAGATACTGGGACAGATTATGAAGACTGTTCTTATGGTACTGCATTTGAGGCATTTGGAGGAGGCAATAAAGGAAGGGAGGCCTGTGAAGCTATTGCTGCTCTTTGTGAAACTTCTGCCATTGATTCACTGATAACAAACTTCATTATTCCCTTGCAG GATAATCATTTCTCATGTTCCCATGGGAGAATTCATTGTTCTCTGAACATCAACACCGAAACTGGGCGCTTATCAGCTAGGAGACCAAACCTGCAG